The DNA sequence GAGTCCTGAAATTTTATTAAACTCTTTTTCCGATTCCATCACCATTATGAGTTTGGCAGGAACTCAATCCTTAAGCGATAAAAAGGAAGATGAAATTGTGTGGGGAGAAAAAGAAATCGAGGAACAAAAAATAGTGACTGATTCCATTTCACATCAACTTGAATCGATACCGGGTATCCAGTTTTCAGTTGGAGAAGTCCACAACCACCGGGCGGGACATTTAATCCATTTAAGAACCAACATTGAAATTAAAAAGGATTCCGTTACCCACTTAGCCCCCATTATTAAACTCCTTCATCCAACACCGGCTGTTGGCGGATTTCCAAAGGAAAAATCGATTGACTATATACAACAAAACGAAGGTCATCACCGTGGTCTTTACGCAGGATTTTTAGGTCCGGTAAATTCTGCAGTCGACATGAAATTATTTGTCAACCTCCGCTGCATGCATTTCAACGAACGTTCTATATTCTTGTTTGCAGGAGGCGGACTTACCGCTGCATCGGAGCCCGATAAAGAATGGGAAGAAACAGAGCAGAAATCGAAGGTTTTATTAAAGTTTATTCAATAAAGACATGACATTTTTTTAACAGAAAATAAATTTCATGTTGATAGTACCGAAAAGATAAACTGACTTTCATCAGTTCTGACCTTCATCATAATTCCAGCTTCCCAAAGGCTTGATTTTCGCAAAAAAGAATTTTTATGCCAGTCTATCAACGCCACGGAAAAATACC is a window from the Flavobacteriales bacterium genome containing:
- a CDS encoding isochorismate synthase, encoding MTLDLIRHLNNLIAEKKYFAAWRFPNEKEVHVLEAASAKIIRQHEIGLEKGFIAFPFSEDEGILLSEKQGNFELPQLQFSYRSTSRKNYFDRAEKFISAIRNKEFGKLVLSRIIEIETPTSFQADSMFFQLCQAYPNAFINCIHLPGWGFWMGASPEILLNSFSDSITIMSLAGTQSLSDKKEDEIVWGEKEIEEQKIVTDSISHQLESIPGIQFSVGEVHNHRAGHLIHLRTNIEIKKDSVTHLAPIIKLLHPTPAVGGFPKEKSIDYIQQNEGHHRGLYAGFLGPVNSAVDMKLFVNLRCMHFNERSIFLFAGGGLTAASEPDKEWEETEQKSKVLLKFIQ